The Acidobacteriaceae bacterium nucleotide sequence GCGTTTCGGCGAGCAGCCCGAAGTGGATGCCCTCATCCGCAAGTATGGCTACAAGGGCACGCCGCGTACGCTGGCTCTCTACAAGACTGAAGCTGACATGCAGGCGATCCCGCACGGCGTGGCGCACCTCATTCACGGCTCCAGCGAAGGCCGCTTCACGATCACCTATGCTCCGGGACCGAAGATCTCGAAGGAAGAGATCGAGCAGATTGGCTATAACTACGCCAGCCTCGATGAAGTAGAGAAGCGCTACGATCCAGCCATCATGAAGGAAGGCTGGAACACCATGCCGGATGGTGAGGAAGTGTTCTACATCTCCACTCCGTCTGCAGGTCTGTGGGCTACCGAAGAGAAGCTGAACTCGCCATCGCGTCGCGACCTGAGCGAAGTCACCCTGAAGGCATAACGTTGAACGAGACTCTCCAATCAGCACAGCAGGCGCTCGACCGTGAACTTCTACGGTACGAGCGCCTCGCTGTGGCTTACTCCGGTGGAGTAGATTCTGCGTTTCTGGCGTGGGCAGCGTATCGGGTGCTCGGCGATCGCATGATCGCGGTGATCGCGGACTCTCCCAGCCTGTCCCGTGCGGACTTTGCAGAGGCCAAGGCCTTTGCAGAAGCACACAACATTCCTCTGCGCGTCGTTCGTACCGACGAGATGAGCCGGCCGGAGTACGTTCGCAACGATGGTCAGCGCTGCTTCCACTGCAAGGATGAACTCTTCCGCGTGATGGAAAGCCTGATGCGCGAACTCCCCGGCGATACCACGCTGGCGTATGGCCGCAACCTGGACGACTCGGGCGACTTTCGTCCCGGCCAACAGGCGGCAGCGATCCACGCAGTGGCAGCGCCACTCGTCGATGCTGGCTTGACCAAAGTTCTGATCCGCGCGCTTTCACGGGAAGCTGGACTCTCCGTTGCAGACAAGCCTGCCGCCGCTTGCCTTTCCTCGCGCCTGGAGTATGGCCGCCCGGTCACGGTAGAAGCTTTGCAGCAGGTAGAAGCCGCCGAAGCCGCGCTGAAGGCCCTTGGCTTCCGTCAACTTCGAGTGCGTCACCATGGCGTGATTGCCCGCATTGAAATCGCCCGCGAAGAACTGGCTGCTACGTCCTTAGATTTAGCGACACTGGACCGCATTAGCGCGGCGGTGAAGGATGCTGCGGGCTTTGAGTTCGTGACGTTGGACACTTCTGGCTATCGCACAGGTTCGCTCAATGCGCTGCTCCCGGCAGCGTCGATTCGCCCTTTAGCTCATGCATCCTGATTCCCTTCTCAAGCTACTCAAGCAGGTAGAAACCGGTGAGGTTTCTGCACAACAGGCCCAGGAACGGCTCTCGACGCTGCCGTTCGAGGACCTCGGCTTTGCGCGTATCGACCACCACCGCAGCCTCCGTACCGGAATGCCAGAGGTAGTTTTTGCCGCAGGCAAGACGCCAGAGCAGACGGCGATGATCCTGGAACGCATCGCTGCCAGCGGCGTTCCTGCGCTGGCAACGCGAGCAACTCCCGCACACTTCGCCGCAGCCGTAGAAATGCTTCCTGGCGCGCGATACCACGCCGCAGCGCGTTGCATCGTTGTTGGCGAGGCTCCATTGGAATGCAAAGGCAAGGTAGCCGTCCTGTGCGCTGGCACCAGCGATCTGCCTGTTGCCGAAGAGGCTGCGATTACTGCAGAGACCTTCGGTGCTGAAGTGGATCGGATTACCGACGTAGGCGTCGCGGGGCTACACCGCCTGCTTGCCGCAGTCCCGCGCATCAGGACTGCGGACGTTCTTGTGGTCTGTGCAGGCATGGAAGGCGCGCTGACCTCCGTAGTAGCCGGGTTAGTGGATGTGCCCGTGATCGCCGTCCCCACAAGCGTTGGCTATGGGACAAACTTTGGCGGGCTTACAGCGCTGCTCGGGATGCTGAATAGCTGTAGCCCAACGGTGAC carries:
- the larE gene encoding ATP-dependent sacrificial sulfur transferase LarE yields the protein MNETLQSAQQALDRELLRYERLAVAYSGGVDSAFLAWAAYRVLGDRMIAVIADSPSLSRADFAEAKAFAEAHNIPLRVVRTDEMSRPEYVRNDGQRCFHCKDELFRVMESLMRELPGDTTLAYGRNLDDSGDFRPGQQAAAIHAVAAPLVDAGLTKVLIRALSREAGLSVADKPAAACLSSRLEYGRPVTVEALQQVEAAEAALKALGFRQLRVRHHGVIARIEIAREELAATSLDLATLDRISAAVKDAAGFEFVTLDTSGYRTGSLNALLPAASIRPLAHAS
- the larB gene encoding nickel pincer cofactor biosynthesis protein LarB, with amino-acid sequence MHPDSLLKLLKQVETGEVSAQQAQERLSTLPFEDLGFARIDHHRSLRTGMPEVVFAAGKTPEQTAMILERIAASGVPALATRATPAHFAAAVEMLPGARYHAAARCIVVGEAPLECKGKVAVLCAGTSDLPVAEEAAITAETFGAEVDRITDVGVAGLHRLLAAVPRIRTADVLVVCAGMEGALTSVVAGLVDVPVIAVPTSVGYGTNFGGLTALLGMLNSCSPTVTVVNIDNGFGGGFNAARIARLAAAKQE